One part of the Vitis riparia cultivar Riparia Gloire de Montpellier isolate 1030 chromosome 15, EGFV_Vit.rip_1.0, whole genome shotgun sequence genome encodes these proteins:
- the LOC117932563 gene encoding uncharacterized calcium-binding protein At1g02270-like isoform X2, with translation MTEPCSSSISCTTFNILAPIYKRLDQQNQSLRESGCRAFWISRNNRILDWLLYESSSIICLQEFWVGNEELVHMYQKRLGDAGYITFQLARTNNRGDGLLTAVRKDYFRVLNYRELLFNDFGDRVAQLLHVQLAVPLPQNRKGNVQLQQEILIVNTHLLFPHDSSLSIARLHQVYKILQYVESYQRENKLKPIPIILCGDWNGSKRGHVYKFLRSQGFVSSYDTAHQYTDSDADAHKWVSHCNHRGNICGVDFIWLLNPNKFRKPLKTSWAEAVFGIIKYQLRKASLAENDAFALLKADNLGDFITHSSFCEALCQINLIGHPHGLSFQETEDLWIQADNDGNGIIDYEKFQRWIWNPTCSEQREENHSESREDAKEDSEEQVIGFKVKNAVLSPHEVEKGVWPENYSLSDHARLTVVFSIVRMLCPVFKT, from the exons ATGACAGAGCCTTGCAGCAGCAGCATATCATGCACCACCTTCAATATACTGGCTCCCATCTACAAGCGGCTGGATCAGCAAAACCAAAGCCTGCGGGAAAGTGGTTGCAGGGCCTTCTGGATTTCCAGAAACAACAGGATATTGGATTGGTTGCTCTATGAAAGCTCTTCCATTATTTGTCTCCAG GAGTTCTGGGTGGGAAATGAAGAACTTGTTCATATGTACCAGAAGAGGCTGGGAGATGCTGGCTATATCACCTTCCAACTTGCAAGAACCAACAATCGTGGAGACG GTCTACTAACTGCTGTGCGGAAGGactattttagggttttgaactATAGAGAGTTGCTCTTTAATGACTTTGGAGACCGGGTTGCACAGCTATTACATGTTCAATTAGCTGTTCCTTTACCACAGAATCGAAAGGGCAATGTTCAGCTTCAGCAAGAAATCCTTATTGTGAACACCCACCTGTTATTTCCTCATGATTCTAGTCTATCTATTGCCAGATTGCATCAG GTCTACAAAATACTGCAATATGTGGAATCATATCAGAGAGAAAACAAGCTTAAGCCCATCCCCATTATCCTCTGTGG TGACTGGAATGGAAGCAAGCGTGGCCACGTCTACAAATTCCTAAGGTCCCAGGGGTTTGTGTCATCCTATGATACCGCTCATCAGTACACTGATAGTGATGCTGATGCTCACAAG TGGGTTAGTCACTGCAATCATAGGGGGAACATCTGTGGGGTTGATTTCATATGGCTTCTTAATCCTAATAAATTTCGAAAACCGTTAAAGACTAGTTGGGCTGAAGCAGTGTTTGGCATTATAAAG TATCAGCTTCGAAAAGCTTCCTTGGCTGAAAATGATGCATTTGCACTTTTAAAGGCAGACAATCTTGGTGATTTTATTACACATTCAAGTTTTTGTGAAGCACTCTGCCAG ATTAATTTAATTGGGCATCCTCATGGACTCAGTTTCCAGGAGacagaagatttgtggatccaAGCAGACAATGATGGCAATGGCattattgattatgaaaaattcCAG AGGTGGATTTGGAATCCCACATGTTCAGAGCAAAGGGAGGAAAATCACAGTGAGAGTAGGGAGGATGCTAAAGAGGACTCAGAGGAGCAAGTGATTGGTTTCAAAGTGAAGAACGCAGTTCTCTCCCCCCACGAAGTAGAAAAAGGGGTATGGCCTGAGAACTACTCTCTGTCTGATCATGCCAGGCTCACTGTTGTGTTCTCAATAGTAAGGATGCTGTGTCCAGTATTCAAAACATAA
- the LOC117932564 gene encoding probable inactive purple acid phosphatase 29: MAQPWKKKTCYWMKAMLLALWFSGIHVLADAAAAVSKEQNQLRFSKEGQFKILQVADMHFGDGKSTPCRDVLPNQMRGCSDLNTSAFIHRMIQAEKPHLIVFTGDNIFGKHAKDAVASLNAAFAPALSSNIPWAAVLGNHDQESTLSREGVMKYIVGMKHSLSQLNPPGVNIIDGFGNYNLEVSGVGGSSLHNKSVLNLYFLDSGDYSTVPSISVYGWIKPSQQFWFQRTSKKLRRAYMSNPEGQKSAAPGLAYFHIPLPECARFDSSNFTGVKQEGISSASVNSGFFTTMVEAGDVKAAFTGHDHLNDFCGELLGIHLCYAGGFGYHAYGKAGWARRARVVLATLEEREKGGWGEVKSIKTWKRLDDKHLTVIDAQVLWSKTSAGSR; this comes from the exons atGGCACAGCCATGGAAGAAGAAAACATGTTACTGGATGAAGGCGATGCTTCTTGCTTTGTGGTTTTCTGGGATCCATGTGTTGGCTGATGCGGCTGCAGCTGTTTCCAAGGAACAAAATCAATTGCGGTTCAGCAAGGAGGGGCAGTTCAAGATACTACAAGTTGCGGACATGCACTTTGGTGATGGCAAGTCCACCCCTTGCCGGGATGTTCTCCCTAATCAGATGCGCGGTTGCTCCGACCTCAACACTTCCGCTTTCATTCACCGCATGATCCAAGCTGAGAAGCCTCATCTCATTGTTTTCACTg GCGATAACATCTTCGGAAAGCACGCCAAAGATGCAGTGGCGTCTTTGAATGCTGCATTCGCACCTGCGCTATCATCAAACATACCCTGGGCTGCTGTTCTCGGCAACCACGACCAGGAATCCACTCTCTCAAGGGAAGGGGTGATGAAATATATAGTCGGCATGAAACACTCCCTGTCTCAGTTGAATCCCCCCGGGGTTAACATTATTGATGGTTTTGGGAACTATAATCTGGAGGTTAGCGGGGTTGGGGGTTCTAGTTTACATAACAAATCAGTTCTCAATCTCTATTTCCTGGATAGCGGGGATTACTCCACGGTTCCCTCTATCTCTGTCTATGGCTGGATCAAACCCTCTCAGCAATTTTGGTTTCAGCGCACTTCTAAGAAGCTTCGG AGAGCATACATGAGCAATCCGGAGGGTCAGAAATCAGCTGCACCAGGTCTAGCATACTTTCATATCCCGTTGCCCGAATGTGCGAGGTTTGACTCATCAAACTTCACGGGTGTAAAACAAGAAGGCATCAGCTCTGCTTCTGTGAATTCAGGCTTCTTCACAACCATGGTGGAAGCAGGGGATGTGAAGGCTGCGTTCACTGGACATGATCATCTCAATGACTTCTGTGGAGAGCTACTTGGTATACATCTTTGCTATGCTGGGGGGTTCGGGTACCATGCCTATGGGAAAGCTGGATGGGCTCGGAGGGCTCGGGTTGTGTTGGCAACTTTGGAAGAAAGGGAGAAGGGAGGGTGGGGAGAAGTTAAGTCTATCAAGACGTGGAAGCGGCTTGATGATAAACACCTTACTGTTATCGATGCTCAGGTCCTCTGGAGCAAGACCTCTGCTG GAAGCCgttga
- the LOC117932566 gene encoding uncharacterized protein LOC117932566 — translation MSGQLLSPEKPAFQPEWALENVRMTFFKCVRWQVEETMDPINCPYHYFCDSTYPGNYPPVVDILLLLFATASYLGILVFTAMEISGGRSFHQTRRYLLPTGPVSLPVILLALAKGRRINTIFPLSSVGPAILQLLHISALAFDTEADSDIKYAFFEASTISGILHASLYLDSVILPYYTGFDALVSSTFSGECISCVCRKEVLVVGGMLVSYRGWSATTFLVVGTLCLRIICRLTADDNGKTTIFIKSVLESLCWMLITMDSLYLTKNSPPERSLSRSAAFGGVFVLICLHVLRKVCAQLRRWHSGCEKGCSYDLSQNRMQLYVDRGFYFY, via the coding sequence atgaGTGGGCAACTTCTGAGTCCAGAAAAGCCAGCATTTCAACCTGAATGGGCTCTGGAAAATGTCCGCATGACATTCTTCAAATGTGTTAGATGGCAGGTAGAAGAGACAATGGATCCAATCAACTGCCCTTACCATTACTTCTGCGACAGCACCTACCCTGGGAATTATCCTCCTGTTGTGGATATCCTCCTGCTTCTCTTTGCAACAGCTTCATATCTGGGAATCCTAGTCTTTACAGCAATGGAGATATCCGGAGGAAGAAGTTTTCATCAAACAAGGCGATACTTATTGCCAACTGGTCCGGTTTCCCTCCCAGTAATCCTCTTAGCGCTTGCCAAAGGCCGACGTATCAACACCATCTTTCCTCTCTCAAGCGTTGGCCCAGCAATCCTCCAACTGCTTCACATATCTGCTCTTGCCTTTGACACTGAAGCGGATTCAGACATCAAGTATGCATTCTTTGAGGCATCAACAATCTCGGGAATTTTGCATGCAAGCCTGTATCTGGATTCGGTTATCTTACCTTACTACACTGGTTTTGATGCTCTAGTGTCATCCACCTTTTCTGGTGAATGTATATCTTGTGTGTGCCGGAAAGAGGTGTTGGTTGTGGGAGGAATGCTGGTCTCCTACAGGGGGTGGTCGGCAACTACGTTTTTGGTTGTGGGGACTCTGTGTTTGAGGATAATCTGCAGACTGACTGCAGATGACAACGGCAAAACCACCATATTTATCAAGTCAGTCTTGGAAAGTTTGTGTTGGATGTTGATTACTATGGACTCTCTCTATCTAACAAAAAATTCTCCACCAGAAAGATCTCTATCACGTAGTGCTGCTTTTGGGGGTgtctttgttttgatttgtcTTCATGTCCTTAGAAAGGTGTGTGCACAGCTTAGGAGATGGCATTCAGGGTGTGAAAAGGGATGCAGCTATGATTTATCACAAAACAGGATGCAGCTATATGTAGATCGgggtttttatttctattaa
- the LOC117932565 gene encoding probable inactive purple acid phosphatase 29, whose product MAQPWKKKTCYWMKAMLLALWFSGIHVLADAAAAVSKEQNQLRFSKEGQFKILQVADMHFGDGKSTPCLDVLPNQMRGCSDLNTSAFIHRMIQAEKPHLIVFTGDNIFGFNATDAVASLNAAFAPALSSNIPWAAVLGNHDQQSTLSREGVMKYIVGMKHSLSQLNPPGVNIIDGFGNYNLEVSGVGGSSLHNKSVLNLYFLDSGDYSTVPSISVYGWIKPSQQFWFQRTSKKLRRAYMSNPEGQKSAAPGLAYFHIPLPECARFDSSNFTGVKQEGISSASVNSGFFTTMVEAGDVKAAFTGHDHLNDFCGELLGIHLCYAGGFGYHAYGKAGWARRARVVLATLEEREKGGWGEVKSIKTWKRLDDKHLTVIDAQVLWSKTSAGSR is encoded by the exons atGGCACAGCCATGGAAGAAGAAAACATGTTACTGGATGAAGGCGATGCTTCTTGCTTTGTGGTTTTCTGGGATCCATGTGTTGGCTGATGCGGCTGCAGCTGTTTCCAAGGAACAAAATCAATTGCGGTTCAGCAAGGAGGGGCAGTTCAAGATACTACAAGTTGCGGACATGCACTTTGGTGATGGCAAGTCCACCCCTTGCCTGGATGTTCTCCCTAATCAGATGCGCGGTTGCTCCGACCTCAACACTTCCGCTTTCATTCACCGCATGATCCAAGCTGAGAAGCCTCATCTCATTGTTTTCACTg GCGATAACATCTTCGGATTTAACGCCACAGATGCAGTGGCGTCTTTGAATGCTGCATTCGCACCTGCGCTATCATCAAACATACCCTGGGCTGCTGTTCTCGGCAACCACGACCAGCAATCCACTCTCTCAAGGGAAGGGGTGATGAAATATATAGTCGGCATGAAACACTCCCTGTCTCAGTTGAATCCCCCCGGGGTTAACATTATTGATGGTTTTGGGAACTATAATCTGGAGGTTAGCGGGGTTGGGGGTTCTAGTTTACATAACAAATCAGTTCTCAATCTCTATTTCCTGGATAGCGGGGATTACTCCACGGTTCCCTCTATCTCTGTCTATGGCTGGATCAAACCCTCTCAGCAATTTTGGTTTCAGCGCACTTCTAAGAAACTTCGG AGAGCATACATGAGCAATCCGGAGGGTCAGAAATCAGCTGCACCAGGTCTAGCATACTTTCATATCCCGTTGCCCGAATGTGCGAGGTTTGACTCATCAAACTTCACGGGTGTAAAACAAGAAGGCATCAGCTCTGCTTCTGTGAATTCAGGCTTCTTCACAACCATGGTGGAAGCAGGGGATGTGAAGGCTGCGTTCACTGGACATGATCATCTCAATGACTTCTGTGGAGAGCTACTTGGTATACATCTTTGCTATGCTGGGGGGTTCGGGTACCATGCCTATGGGAAAGCTGGATGGGCTCGGAGGGCTCGGGTTGTGTTGGCAACTTTGGAAGAAAGGGAGAAGGGAGGGTGGGGAGAAGTTAAGTCTATCAAGACGTGGAAGCGGCTTGATGATAAACACCTTACTGTTATCGATGCTCAGGTCCTCTGGAGCAAGACCTCTGCTG GAAGCCgttga
- the LOC117932563 gene encoding uncharacterized calcium-binding protein At1g02270-like isoform X3: protein MFIPCLKKRQIERNHLCLYIYMRVIWGSRASHWVLHLCLVLTSSKMTEPCSSSISCTTFNILAPIYKRLDQQNQSLRESGCRAFWISRNNRILDWLLYESSSIICLQEFWVGNEELVHMYQKRLGDAGYITFQLARTNNRGDGLLTAVRKDYFRVLNYRELLFNDFGDRVAQLLHVQLAVPLPQNRKGNVQLQQEILIVNTHLLFPHDSSLSIARLHQVYKILQYVESYQRENKLKPIPIILCGDWNGSKRGHVYKFLRSQGFVSSYDTAHQYTDSDADAHKWVSHCNHRGNICGVDFIWLLNPNKFRKPLKTSWAEAVFGIIKYQLRKASLAENDAFALLKADNLGDFITHSSFCEALCQINLIGHPHGLSFQETEDLWIQADNDGNGIIDYEKFQFEWFYW, encoded by the exons ATGTTCATCCCGTGTctaaaaaaaaggcaaatagaGAGGAATCATCtctgtctatatatatatatgcgtgTGATATGGG GTTCCAGAGCAAGCCATTGGGTTCTGCATTTGTGCTTAGTGCTTACCTCATCCAAAATGACAGAGCCTTGCAGCAGCAGCATATCATGCACCACCTTCAATATACTGGCTCCCATCTACAAGCGGCTGGATCAGCAAAACCAAAGCCTGCGGGAAAGTGGTTGCAGGGCCTTCTGGATTTCCAGAAACAACAGGATATTGGATTGGTTGCTCTATGAAAGCTCTTCCATTATTTGTCTCCAG GAGTTCTGGGTGGGAAATGAAGAACTTGTTCATATGTACCAGAAGAGGCTGGGAGATGCTGGCTATATCACCTTCCAACTTGCAAGAACCAACAATCGTGGAGACG GTCTACTAACTGCTGTGCGGAAGGactattttagggttttgaactATAGAGAGTTGCTCTTTAATGACTTTGGAGACCGGGTTGCACAGCTATTACATGTTCAATTAGCTGTTCCTTTACCACAGAATCGAAAGGGCAATGTTCAGCTTCAGCAAGAAATCCTTATTGTGAACACCCACCTGTTATTTCCTCATGATTCTAGTCTATCTATTGCCAGATTGCATCAG GTCTACAAAATACTGCAATATGTGGAATCATATCAGAGAGAAAACAAGCTTAAGCCCATCCCCATTATCCTCTGTGG TGACTGGAATGGAAGCAAGCGTGGCCACGTCTACAAATTCCTAAGGTCCCAGGGGTTTGTGTCATCCTATGATACCGCTCATCAGTACACTGATAGTGATGCTGATGCTCACAAG TGGGTTAGTCACTGCAATCATAGGGGGAACATCTGTGGGGTTGATTTCATATGGCTTCTTAATCCTAATAAATTTCGAAAACCGTTAAAGACTAGTTGGGCTGAAGCAGTGTTTGGCATTATAAAG TATCAGCTTCGAAAAGCTTCCTTGGCTGAAAATGATGCATTTGCACTTTTAAAGGCAGACAATCTTGGTGATTTTATTACACATTCAAGTTTTTGTGAAGCACTCTGCCAG ATTAATTTAATTGGGCATCCTCATGGACTCAGTTTCCAGGAGacagaagatttgtggatccaAGCAGACAATGATGGCAATGGCattattgattatgaaaaattcCAG TTTGAGTGGTTCTACTGGTGA
- the LOC117932563 gene encoding uncharacterized calcium-binding protein At1g02270-like isoform X1: MFIPCLKKRQIERNHLCLYIYMRVIWGSRASHWVLHLCLVLTSSKMTEPCSSSISCTTFNILAPIYKRLDQQNQSLRESGCRAFWISRNNRILDWLLYESSSIICLQEFWVGNEELVHMYQKRLGDAGYITFQLARTNNRGDGLLTAVRKDYFRVLNYRELLFNDFGDRVAQLLHVQLAVPLPQNRKGNVQLQQEILIVNTHLLFPHDSSLSIARLHQVYKILQYVESYQRENKLKPIPIILCGDWNGSKRGHVYKFLRSQGFVSSYDTAHQYTDSDADAHKWVSHCNHRGNICGVDFIWLLNPNKFRKPLKTSWAEAVFGIIKYQLRKASLAENDAFALLKADNLGDFITHSSFCEALCQINLIGHPHGLSFQETEDLWIQADNDGNGIIDYEKFQRWIWNPTCSEQREENHSESREDAKEDSEEQVIGFKVKNAVLSPHEVEKGVWPENYSLSDHARLTVVFSIVRMLCPVFKT; the protein is encoded by the exons ATGTTCATCCCGTGTctaaaaaaaaggcaaatagaGAGGAATCATCtctgtctatatatatatatgcgtgTGATATGGG GTTCCAGAGCAAGCCATTGGGTTCTGCATTTGTGCTTAGTGCTTACCTCATCCAAAATGACAGAGCCTTGCAGCAGCAGCATATCATGCACCACCTTCAATATACTGGCTCCCATCTACAAGCGGCTGGATCAGCAAAACCAAAGCCTGCGGGAAAGTGGTTGCAGGGCCTTCTGGATTTCCAGAAACAACAGGATATTGGATTGGTTGCTCTATGAAAGCTCTTCCATTATTTGTCTCCAG GAGTTCTGGGTGGGAAATGAAGAACTTGTTCATATGTACCAGAAGAGGCTGGGAGATGCTGGCTATATCACCTTCCAACTTGCAAGAACCAACAATCGTGGAGACG GTCTACTAACTGCTGTGCGGAAGGactattttagggttttgaactATAGAGAGTTGCTCTTTAATGACTTTGGAGACCGGGTTGCACAGCTATTACATGTTCAATTAGCTGTTCCTTTACCACAGAATCGAAAGGGCAATGTTCAGCTTCAGCAAGAAATCCTTATTGTGAACACCCACCTGTTATTTCCTCATGATTCTAGTCTATCTATTGCCAGATTGCATCAG GTCTACAAAATACTGCAATATGTGGAATCATATCAGAGAGAAAACAAGCTTAAGCCCATCCCCATTATCCTCTGTGG TGACTGGAATGGAAGCAAGCGTGGCCACGTCTACAAATTCCTAAGGTCCCAGGGGTTTGTGTCATCCTATGATACCGCTCATCAGTACACTGATAGTGATGCTGATGCTCACAAG TGGGTTAGTCACTGCAATCATAGGGGGAACATCTGTGGGGTTGATTTCATATGGCTTCTTAATCCTAATAAATTTCGAAAACCGTTAAAGACTAGTTGGGCTGAAGCAGTGTTTGGCATTATAAAG TATCAGCTTCGAAAAGCTTCCTTGGCTGAAAATGATGCATTTGCACTTTTAAAGGCAGACAATCTTGGTGATTTTATTACACATTCAAGTTTTTGTGAAGCACTCTGCCAG ATTAATTTAATTGGGCATCCTCATGGACTCAGTTTCCAGGAGacagaagatttgtggatccaAGCAGACAATGATGGCAATGGCattattgattatgaaaaattcCAG AGGTGGATTTGGAATCCCACATGTTCAGAGCAAAGGGAGGAAAATCACAGTGAGAGTAGGGAGGATGCTAAAGAGGACTCAGAGGAGCAAGTGATTGGTTTCAAAGTGAAGAACGCAGTTCTCTCCCCCCACGAAGTAGAAAAAGGGGTATGGCCTGAGAACTACTCTCTGTCTGATCATGCCAGGCTCACTGTTGTGTTCTCAATAGTAAGGATGCTGTGTCCAGTATTCAAAACATAA
- the LOC117931766 gene encoding protein NTM1-like 9, producing the protein MSGGGMIGMASESLPVGFRFHPTDEELVDHYLKLKILGMNSHVDIIPEVDVCKWEPWDLPVLSVIQTNDPEWFFFCPPDYKYPTGRRSNRATEAGYWKPTGKDRNIKSRATKELLGTKKTLVFYRGRAPLSVRTNWVMHEYHAAIASLPANKAYALCRLKRKTDENTGPDIPPETNVNGIVFNLDGLANMVTLGGEPSHHASISAFDFGNYQVEEPTPEMDPLIQGLLNEPTFISADYDFSSDTEQGPHLDLPFANGFNNVCERTIFQDGSSEPDDDVSRFLNTLIVDQDEHPFGELASQRSSPVDSGNLRNDSIGKLSARPQSPLKGVYGKGGGSSSDTDTEVLQVQYSQSRKTSSLINGVSHSKHCMPSPMAQRSYATSQLSSINQHRKENKSSLHDESRRFAAPSIERLDNFVAQRVAPKSVKLEGNASNTDGPQALTKLSCSMSKSEEKSVSTKAKEMAEYDSATDHNKDSIKESKKDCEVTQKANVKLSPKSIWNVPVGSNQKGSFNCPETAFVSHEQSSSPDYLVNLLVGMLLFVLLIAVMVLDINAKVSKPLQ; encoded by the exons ATGTCAGGAGGAGGGATGATCGGCATGGCTTCGGAATCATTACCAGTGGGATTCAGATTTCATCCAACTGATGAAGAACTGGTCGATCACTATTTGAAGTTGAAGATACTGGGCATGAATTCCCATGTAGACATCATCCCTGAGGTTGATGTCTGCAAATGGGAGCCTTGGGATTTACCTG TTCTTTCAGTGATACAAACAAATGATCCAGAGTGGTTCTTCTTCTGTCCTCCTGATTACAAGTACCCAACTGGCCGTCGTTCCAACAGGGCAACAGAAGCTGGCTACTGGAAACCCACCGGTAAGGATCGTAACATCAAGTCTCGGGCCACCAAAGAGTTGCTTGGTACCAAGAAAACTTTGGTTTTCTATAGGGGCCGTGCTCCTCTATCAGTCAGGACCAACTGGGTTATGCACGAGTATCACGCTGCTATTGCCTCCCTTCCTGCCAAT AAGGCCTATGCTCTATGTCGCTTAAAGAGAAAAACAGATGAGAATACAGGGCCTGATATTCCTCCAGAAACTAACGTGAATG GTATTGTGTTTAATCTGGATGGCCTAGCCAACATGGTGACCTTAGGTGGTGAGCCGAGCCATCATGCTAGCATTAGTgcttttgattttggaaattatcaAGTAGAGGAACCGACTCCAGAG ATGGATCCTCTGATTCAAGGTTTATTAAATGAACCCACATTTATTTCAGCGGATTATGATTTTTCCTCTGACACAGAGCAAGGACCTCACTTGGATCTCCCATTTGCAAATGGCTTTAACAATGTCTGTGAAAGGACGATATTTCAGGATGGCTCCTCTGAACCGGATGACGATGTTAGTAGGTTCTTGAATACTCTTATTGTTGATCAGGATGAACACCCTTTTGGAGAATTAGCCAGTCAGAGGAGCTCACCTGTTGATAGTGGGAACCTGAGGAATGATTCTATAGGCAAGCTATCAGCCCGGCCACAGAGCCCATTGAAGGGAGTGTATGGTAAGGGTGGTGGATCAAGCAGTGACACAGACACTGAAGTGCTTCAAGTTCAG TATAGTCAATCACGGAAAACTTCAAGCTTGATCAATGGGGTTTCCCATTCAAAGCATTGTATGCCATCACCAATGGCTCAACGGTCGTATGCCACATCACAGTTATCCAGCATTAACCAGCACAGAAAGGAAAACAAGAGTTCTCTTCATGATGAGTCCAGGAGATTTGCTGCTCCCTCCATTGAGAGATTAGACAACTTTGTAGCACAGCGGGTTGCTCCAAAGAGTGTCAAATTGGAAGGGAATGCCTCAAATACTGATGGACCCCAAGCTTTAACTAAATTGAGCTGCAGCATGTCAAAATCGGAAGAAAAGTCAGTCTCTACTAAG GCCAAGGAAATGGCAGAATATGATTCTGCTACTGACCACAACAAAGACTCCATCAAAGAGTCCAAGAAAGACTGCGAAGTTACACAAAAAGCCAATGTGAAACTGAGTCCAAAGTCGATATGGAATGTGCCAGTCGGAAGCAATCAAAAGGGTTCCTTCAATTGCCCAGAGACAGCTTTTGTAAGCCACGAACAAAGTTCCTCACCAGATTATCTTGTCAATTTACTTGTGGGCATGCTATTGTTCGTGCTTCTTATTGCAGTTATGGTGCTAGACATCAATGCAAAGGTTTCAAAGCCTTTGCAGTGA
- the LOC117932625 gene encoding uncharacterized protein LOC117932625 — protein MSGQLLSPEKPAFQPEWALENVRMTFFKCVRWQVEETMDPINCPYHYFCDSTYPGNYPPVVDILLLLFATASYLGILVFTAMEISGGRSFHQTRRYLLPTGPVSLPVILLALAKGRRINTIFPLSSVGPAILQLLHISALAFDTEADSDIKYAFFEASTISGILHASLYLDSVILPYYTGFDALVSSTFSGECISCVCRKEVLVVGGMLVSYRGWSATTFLVVGTLCLRIICRLTADDNGKTTIFIKSVLESYDIIERIWEWITTTSV, from the exons atgaGTGGGCAACTTCTGAGTCCAGAAAAGCCAGCATTTCAACCTGAATGGGCTCTGGAAAATGTCCGCATGACATTCTTCAAATGTGTTAGATGGCAGGTAGAAGAGACAATGGATCCAATCAACTGCCCTTACCATTACTTCTGCGACAGCACCTACCCTGGGAATTATCCTCCTGTTGTGGATATCCTCCTGCTTCTCTTTGCAACAGCTTCATATCTGGGAATCCTAGTCTTTACAGCAATGGAGATATCCGGAGGAAGAAGTTTTCATCAAACAAGGCGATACTTATTGCCAACTGGTCCGGTTTCCCTCCCAGTAATCCTCTTAGCGCTTGCCAAAGGCCGACGTATCAACACCATCTTTCCTCTCTCAAGCGTTGGCCCAGCAATCCTCCAACTGCTTCACATATCTGCTCTTGCCTTTGACACTGAAGCGGATTCAGACATCAAGTATGCATTCTTTGAGGCATCAACAATCTCGGGAATTTTGCATGCAAGCCTGTATCTGGATTCGGTTATCTTACCTTACTACACTGGTTTTGATGCTCTAGTGTCATCCACCTTTTCTGGTGAATGTATATCTTGTGTGTGCCGGAAAGAGGTGTTGGTTGTGGGAGGAATGCTGGTCTCCTACAGGGGGTGGTCGGCAACTACGTTTTTGGTTGTGGGGACTCTGTGTTTGAGGATAATCTGCAGACTGACTGCAGATGACAACGGCAAAACCACCATATTTATCAAGTCAGTCTTGGAAA GTTATGACATAATAGAGAGAATTTGGGAATGGATCACCACCACAAGTGTCTGA